A stretch of Apis cerana isolate GH-2021 linkage group LG1, AcerK_1.0, whole genome shotgun sequence DNA encodes these proteins:
- the LOC107992411 gene encoding uncharacterized protein LOC107992411: MFASRIYLLISILAVASGAPKTRITRSTPTWHLPCGNHVKINNHVNSEEEANTDTIIKSDIKMVEIQYQLTLKNYLLQDFEYLYEKVQIGVNEHQYIPSWIPGKKDVNAIIRLNKPTLNLQTIVNHFPKLHMDLQKFAVAFEQLVKDETDPKIYLALHKTQTNIKAMLCEVETTIINLPHLKIPSQVERNIMSNMERKPVDETRRLIRDWGILLKFKDYLHAWKHIFDLV, encoded by the exons ATGTTCGCTTCGCGCATTTATCTGTTGATCTCGATACTCGCTGTTGCATCTGGTGCACCTAAAACGCGAATCACCAGATCAACACCAACTTGGCATTTACCATGTGGCAATCATGTAAAAATCAACAATCATGTGAACAGCGAAGAAGAAGCTAACACGGATACAATCATAAAAAGTGATATAAAGATGGTTGAGATTCAGTATCAATTGACACTGAAGAACTATCTACTTCAAGACTTCGAGTACTTGTACGAAAAGGTACAAATCGGTGTTAACGAGCATCAGTACATCCCGAGCTGGATTCCTGGCAAGAAAGACGTGAACGCGATCATAAGGCTGAACAAGCCCACCTTAAACTTACAAACG aTCGTGAACCACTTTCCAAAGTTACACATGGACCTTCAGAAGTTTGCGGTAGCCTTCGAGCAATTGGTGAAAGACGAGACGGatccgaaaatttatttagctCTTCACAAAACGCAGACTAATATAAAGGCTATGCTATGCGAAGTAGAAACGACTATCATAAATCTGCCACATCTTAAGATTCCATCGCAAGTGGAAAGGAATATCATGAGCAACATGGAAAGAAAGCCCGTGGACGAAACTAGAAGACTTATTCGTGATTGGGGTATACTTCTCAAATTCAAAGATTATCTTCATGCCTGGAAGCACATTTTTGATTTAGtgtga